A window of Pseudomonas guangdongensis contains these coding sequences:
- a CDS encoding putative bifunctional diguanylate cyclase/phosphodiesterase: MTPTAQPLRLLLIEDDEDDYLILRDLLDEAAGLSCHLDWVSGLAAGKAALARDAHDLYLIDYRLGADSGLELLEYAGEAGRLRPMILLTGQDDTELDARALAMGAADYLVKGQFDARQLGRAIRYALERSAASERLLQSNARAALLQRCLEASHNGVLIVDAQAPGRPVIYVNPAFEQITGYSAEEALGRNCRFLQGSETRQSGIEEIRRALAAQREVHVVLRNFRKDGSAFWNDLYIAPVPDERGVITHYIGVQNDISERKHFESQLAYNANHDVLTGLPNRALMEDRLEQGCQIARRYQRQLGVMLLDLDGFKPINDTLGHAIGDRMLVEVAQRLAAELRPGDTLARLGGDEFVIVLPDLAHGEDVLAVAERLIACVARPYRLNELDLHVTASIGITLSDGAIAQPMQLIQQADLAMYQAKQRGRNNYQWYTEHLNRQVSESMTLRNELQKAIEALSFELHYQPQIDARSGAVTGYEALLRWPHAEQGMISPARFIPVAEDTGQIIPISLWVLARACRDARRLQLDGLQGGAVSVNISAVHFLRDNFLDSVREALRASDLPPRCLELEITESVLLENAERAIALLRELKALGVGLALDDFGTGYSSLSYLKDLPIDKVKIDRSFIRDLIDDPRDAAVTRGIISMAHHLDLQVVAEGVETAAQAARLFDSQCDVFQGYYYARPMPLSELEDYLRRARPAALGLA; encoded by the coding sequence ATGACCCCCACCGCGCAACCGCTGCGCCTGCTGCTGATCGAGGACGACGAGGACGACTACCTGATCCTGCGCGACCTGCTCGACGAGGCCGCCGGCCTGTCCTGCCACCTCGACTGGGTCAGCGGCCTGGCCGCCGGCAAGGCCGCGCTGGCGCGCGATGCCCACGACCTCTACCTGATCGACTACCGGCTCGGCGCCGACTCCGGCCTGGAGCTGCTCGAATACGCCGGCGAGGCCGGCCGGCTGCGGCCGATGATCCTGCTCACCGGCCAGGACGACACCGAGCTGGATGCCCGCGCACTGGCCATGGGCGCCGCCGACTACCTGGTCAAGGGCCAGTTCGACGCCCGCCAGCTCGGCCGCGCGATCCGCTACGCCCTGGAGCGCAGCGCCGCCAGCGAGCGCCTGCTGCAGAGCAACGCCCGCGCCGCGCTGCTGCAGCGCTGCCTGGAAGCCAGCCACAACGGCGTGCTGATCGTCGACGCGCAGGCTCCCGGCCGCCCGGTGATCTACGTCAACCCGGCCTTCGAGCAGATCACCGGCTACAGCGCCGAGGAGGCGCTCGGCCGCAACTGCCGCTTCCTGCAGGGGAGTGAGACGCGGCAGAGCGGCATCGAGGAGATCCGCCGGGCGCTGGCCGCGCAGCGCGAGGTGCATGTGGTGCTGCGCAACTTCCGCAAGGACGGCAGCGCCTTCTGGAACGACCTGTACATCGCCCCGGTGCCCGACGAGCGCGGGGTGATCACCCACTACATCGGCGTGCAGAACGACATCTCCGAGCGCAAGCACTTCGAGTCGCAGCTGGCCTACAACGCCAACCACGACGTGCTCACCGGCCTGCCCAACCGCGCGCTGATGGAAGACCGGCTGGAGCAGGGCTGCCAGATCGCCCGCCGCTACCAGCGCCAGCTGGGAGTGATGCTGCTGGACCTCGACGGCTTCAAGCCGATCAACGACACCCTCGGCCACGCCATCGGCGACCGCATGCTGGTCGAGGTGGCGCAGCGCCTGGCCGCCGAGCTGCGTCCCGGCGATACCCTGGCGCGCCTGGGCGGCGACGAGTTCGTCATCGTCCTCCCCGACCTGGCCCACGGCGAGGACGTGCTGGCGGTCGCCGAGCGGCTGATCGCCTGCGTGGCGCGGCCCTACCGGCTCAACGAGCTGGACCTGCACGTCACCGCCAGCATCGGCATCACCCTCAGCGACGGCGCCATCGCCCAGCCCATGCAGCTGATCCAGCAGGCCGACCTGGCCATGTACCAGGCCAAGCAGCGCGGCCGCAACAACTACCAGTGGTACACCGAGCACCTCAACCGCCAGGTCAGCGAAAGCATGACCCTGCGCAACGAGCTGCAGAAGGCCATCGAGGCGCTGAGTTTCGAGCTGCACTACCAGCCGCAGATCGATGCGCGCAGCGGCGCGGTGACCGGCTACGAGGCGCTGCTGCGCTGGCCGCACGCCGAGCAGGGGATGATCTCGCCGGCGCGCTTCATCCCGGTCGCCGAGGACACCGGGCAGATCATCCCGATCAGCCTCTGGGTGCTGGCCCGCGCCTGCCGCGACGCCCGGCGCCTGCAGCTCGACGGGCTGCAGGGCGGCGCCGTCTCGGTGAACATCTCGGCGGTGCACTTCCTGCGCGACAACTTCCTCGACAGCGTGCGCGAGGCACTGCGGGCCAGCGACCTGCCGCCCCGCTGCCTGGAGCTGGAGATCACCGAGAGCGTGCTGCTGGAGAACGCCGAGCGGGCCATCGCGCTGCTGCGCGAACTCAAGGCGCTGGGCGTCGGCCTGGCCCTGGATGACTTCGGCACCGGCTACTCTAGCCTGAGCTACCTCAAGGACCTGCCGATCGACAAGGTCAAGATCGACCGCAGCTTCATCCGCGACCTGATCGACGACCCGCGCGATGCCGCCGTGACCCGCGGGATCATCTCCATGGCCCACCACCTCGACCTGCAGGTGGTCGCCGAGGGCGTGGAGACCGCCGCCCAGGCGGCGCGGCTGTTTGACAGCCAGTGCGACGTGTTCCAGGGCTACTACTACGCCCGGCCGATGCCCCTGAGCGAGCTGGAAGACTACCTGCGCCGGGCGCGACCGGCGGCGCTCGGCCTGGCGTGA
- a CDS encoding flagellar protein FlaG yields MNSPLLDASAVTPNPATVNLTPRQRLEGALAQLPAVAGSAAAQSQSSQPALLDRQELVEPVQRINESLAGFGVEFQLSEPGKHLVAQIVDRESGELIRQIPSEEVLRVIDNLDKMRGRLLEETA; encoded by the coding sequence ATGAATTCACCGCTCTTGGATGCCAGCGCCGTCACACCCAACCCGGCCACCGTCAACCTCACGCCCCGGCAACGCCTCGAAGGCGCTCTCGCCCAGCTGCCCGCCGTCGCCGGCAGCGCCGCCGCGCAGAGCCAGAGCAGCCAGCCGGCACTGCTCGACCGCCAGGAACTGGTCGAGCCGGTACAGCGCATCAACGAGTCGCTGGCCGGCTTCGGCGTCGAGTTCCAGCTCAGCGAGCCGGGCAAGCATCTGGTCGCACAGATCGTCGACCGCGAGAGCGGCGAGCTGATCCGGCAGATTCCCAGCGAGGAAGTGCTGCGCGTGATCGACAATCTGGACAAGATGCGCGGCCGCCTGCTCGAAGAGACCGCCTGA
- a CDS encoding response regulator: MQPNLCGPILVVDDDPDDCLLLQEALRECRVEGPVAFAHDGEEALAYLQRCLRHDLRGACCPQLILLDLNMPRMDGRETLRELQREPRLRHIPVVILSTSCDAEEIAATRQAGARAFFSKPASYQGLLDLIGSLGHYRCASDTPEQDPPT, from the coding sequence ATGCAGCCGAACCTGTGCGGCCCGATCCTGGTGGTCGACGACGATCCCGACGACTGCCTACTGCTGCAGGAGGCCCTGCGCGAGTGCCGGGTCGAGGGGCCGGTGGCCTTCGCCCACGACGGCGAGGAGGCGCTGGCCTACCTGCAGCGCTGCCTGCGCCACGACCTGCGCGGCGCCTGCTGCCCGCAACTGATCCTCCTCGACCTCAACATGCCGCGCATGGACGGCCGCGAGACGCTGCGCGAGCTGCAGCGCGAGCCGCGCCTGCGGCACATCCCGGTGGTGATCCTCAGCACCTCCTGCGACGCCGAGGAAATCGCCGCCACCCGCCAGGCCGGCGCCCGCGCCTTCTTCAGCAAACCCGCCAGCTACCAGGGGCTGCTCGACCTGATCGGCAGTCTCGGCCACTATCGCTGCGCCAGCGACACCCCGGAACAGGACCCACCGACATGA
- a CDS encoding ATP-binding protein codes for MYLRAASFPVYLRALAFALQAVGLASLLVALLQRQAPPAWLLPVLACGLLLNLLLMLVPRAPAPARRQQRLDDQQADKQAYVEAQRRILGMISTRQPLASTLGEICRLVESRGSDLRCSIMTASGDGRRLQLAAAPNLPTDYSEAIASVPIREGIGSCGTAAHRRQPVLSADTARDPAWTGLHELLARHALNSCWSTPLLAGDGQLLGTFGIYRSHSAGVEAELEERVATASHLAGLAIEHLQAHARLQDSEQRFRSLFSCSPDPVLAFALDGRIQQANPAACALFGHDETRLCGSHYSRHLPGAEAQRILPRLRRSAVGQPSGFEVQGVDAAGQPLELEVTLMPIVTDSGIVGVFCVAKDIHQRKAAERTLQATLDELARSNRELQEFAFVASHDLQEPLRKIQAFAERLQSRASGLDDQCLDYLQRMSGAAVRMQGLIRDLLAYSRVATRAQPFVRLSLDALLDEVLHDLEGAIEAEGAQIVREPLPCIDGDPLQIRQLLQNLLGNAIKFHAPGQAPQVSIRAWPDEAGRHTLCVSDRGVGFDEKYLDRIFNPFQRLHGRQDYPGTGMGLAIVKKIVERHGATLSASSRSGEGARFCVSFPVREQGA; via the coding sequence ATGTACCTACGCGCCGCGTCCTTTCCGGTCTACCTTCGTGCCCTGGCCTTCGCCCTGCAGGCGGTCGGCCTGGCCAGCCTGCTGGTCGCCCTGCTGCAGCGCCAGGCGCCGCCGGCGTGGCTGCTGCCGGTGCTGGCCTGCGGTCTGCTCCTAAACCTGTTGCTGATGCTCGTGCCGCGCGCGCCGGCGCCGGCTCGTCGGCAGCAGCGCCTCGACGACCAGCAGGCCGACAAGCAGGCCTATGTGGAGGCGCAGCGGCGCATCCTCGGGATGATCTCCACCCGCCAGCCGCTGGCGAGCACCCTCGGCGAGATCTGTCGGCTGGTCGAGTCGCGCGGCAGCGACCTGCGCTGCTCGATCATGACCGCCTCGGGCGACGGCCGCCGCCTGCAACTGGCCGCCGCGCCGAACCTGCCGACCGACTACAGCGAGGCCATCGCCAGCGTGCCGATCCGCGAAGGCATCGGCTCCTGCGGCACCGCCGCCCATCGCCGCCAGCCGGTGCTCAGCGCCGATACCGCCCGCGACCCGGCCTGGACCGGGCTGCACGAGCTGCTGGCCCGGCATGCGTTGAACAGCTGTTGGTCGACGCCGCTGCTGGCCGGCGACGGCCAGCTGCTCGGTACCTTCGGCATCTACCGGTCGCATTCCGCCGGGGTCGAGGCGGAGCTGGAGGAGCGGGTGGCCACCGCCAGCCATCTGGCCGGCCTGGCCATCGAGCACCTGCAGGCCCATGCCCGCCTGCAGGACAGCGAACAGCGCTTTCGCTCGCTGTTCAGCTGCAGCCCCGATCCGGTGCTGGCCTTCGCCCTCGACGGGCGCATCCAGCAGGCCAACCCGGCCGCCTGCGCGCTGTTCGGCCATGACGAGACGCGCCTGTGCGGCAGCCACTACAGCCGCCACCTGCCCGGCGCCGAGGCGCAGCGCATCCTGCCCCGCCTGCGGCGCAGCGCCGTCGGCCAGCCGAGCGGCTTCGAGGTGCAGGGCGTCGACGCCGCCGGCCAGCCGCTGGAGCTGGAGGTCACGCTGATGCCGATCGTCACCGACAGCGGCATCGTCGGGGTGTTCTGCGTGGCCAAGGACATCCACCAGCGCAAGGCCGCCGAGCGCACCCTGCAGGCGACCCTCGACGAACTGGCGCGCAGCAACCGCGAACTGCAGGAGTTCGCCTTCGTTGCCTCCCACGATCTGCAGGAGCCGCTGCGCAAGATCCAGGCCTTCGCCGAACGTCTGCAGAGCCGCGCCAGCGGGCTCGACGACCAGTGCCTCGACTACCTGCAGCGGATGAGCGGCGCGGCGGTGCGCATGCAGGGGCTGATCCGCGACCTGCTGGCCTATTCGCGGGTCGCCACCCGCGCCCAGCCGTTCGTGCGCCTGTCGCTGGACGCGCTGCTCGACGAGGTGCTGCACGATCTGGAGGGCGCCATCGAGGCCGAGGGCGCGCAGATCGTCCGCGAGCCGTTGCCGTGCATCGACGGCGACCCGCTGCAGATCCGCCAGTTGCTGCAGAACCTGCTCGGCAACGCCATCAAGTTCCACGCCCCGGGCCAGGCCCCACAGGTGAGCATCCGCGCCTGGCCAGACGAGGCCGGGCGCCATACCCTGTGCGTCAGCGACCGCGGTGTGGGCTTCGACGAGAAGTACCTCGACCGCATCTTCAACCCCTTCCAGCGCCTGCACGGCCGCCAGGACTATCCCGGCACCGGCATGGGCCTGGCCATCGTCAAGAAGATCGTCGAGCGCCATGGCGCGACGCTCTCCGCCAGCAGCCGGTCGGGCGAGGGCGCGCGCTTCTGCGTGAGCTTCCCGGTCCGCGAGCAAGGAGCCTGA
- a CDS encoding flagellin N-terminal helical domain-containing protein produces MLNIKTNIPGLQSLNNLKAVQKRMSSAMEGLSSGLRVNSAADDAAGLSIANRMTANLRASDKLTQGINDGISLMQVAEGGLNSINEILQRSRELAVQAANGTLSDGDRASINAEYKQLKAEIDRISRGTEAFGKHPLAPGLPEPTTAILGNTPPLGQKFPVSGSGGSFSSGIVSTAYVPAGAKNVTLTIDSLGADDDIQLFARDGTHLVGTPLLGADADIVWMQRQVTDGASAKNLVLTTENGFLPTASYSDAQLLQGPATYDASGGATGTYNGMTFTYSGDGDRYEDALTGGYNNGSNGANRVERLNIDEATEDLVLLVVGQGAFTATVTWDTMPSPTVTPPPPPPPLSTPTEILLSASYGNRPDSVTIEPTPSDSASLGLADVELDPIEKAREALSKLQQAMNKVDRYRGQYGALSNRFEGAIVNLVQEKISTASARSRIVDADYAKLSAELVRTQILQQAGTAMLSQAGQLPQAALTLLR; encoded by the coding sequence ATGCTGAACATCAAGACCAACATCCCTGGACTGCAGTCGCTGAACAACCTGAAGGCGGTGCAGAAGCGTATGAGCAGTGCGATGGAGGGACTGTCATCGGGGTTGCGGGTCAACTCCGCGGCCGACGATGCCGCCGGCCTGAGCATTGCGAACCGCATGACGGCCAACTTGCGCGCCAGCGACAAGCTGACGCAAGGCATCAACGATGGCATCAGTCTGATGCAGGTGGCCGAGGGCGGCCTGAACAGCATCAACGAAATACTCCAGCGCTCGCGCGAGCTGGCCGTACAGGCTGCCAACGGCACACTGTCGGACGGTGACCGGGCGAGCATCAATGCCGAATACAAGCAACTGAAGGCGGAGATCGACCGGATTTCCCGAGGCACCGAGGCCTTCGGCAAACACCCGCTGGCGCCGGGGCTACCCGAGCCGACAACCGCGATCCTGGGCAATACGCCGCCACTGGGGCAAAAGTTCCCGGTCAGCGGCTCGGGCGGCTCGTTCTCCTCGGGCATCGTTTCCACCGCCTATGTGCCGGCAGGTGCCAAGAATGTCACCCTGACCATCGATTCCCTCGGGGCCGATGACGATATCCAGCTGTTCGCCCGCGATGGCACCCATCTGGTCGGTACGCCGCTGCTCGGCGCCGATGCCGACATCGTCTGGATGCAGCGGCAGGTCACCGATGGGGCTTCGGCCAAGAATCTGGTGCTGACCACGGAAAACGGCTTCCTGCCTACGGCCAGCTATTCGGATGCCCAGCTGCTGCAAGGTCCGGCGACCTACGATGCAAGCGGTGGCGCCACAGGCACCTACAACGGTATGACCTTCACCTACAGTGGCGACGGCGACCGCTATGAGGATGCCCTGACCGGCGGTTACAACAACGGCAGCAATGGCGCCAATCGGGTCGAGCGGCTGAATATCGACGAGGCGACGGAAGACCTCGTACTGCTGGTGGTCGGCCAGGGTGCCTTTACCGCCACCGTCACCTGGGACACGATGCCCTCCCCCACAGTGACGCCCCCGCCACCTCCGCCACCACTGAGCACGCCGACGGAGATTCTACTGAGCGCCTCCTATGGCAACCGCCCCGATTCGGTGACTATCGAGCCCACTCCCTCCGACAGCGCCTCGCTGGGGCTGGCGGATGTCGAGCTTGACCCTATAGAAAAGGCTCGCGAGGCACTGAGCAAGCTACAGCAGGCGATGAACAAGGTGGATCGCTATCGCGGCCAATATGGTGCTCTCAGCAACCGTTTCGAGGGGGCCATCGTGAATCTGGTACAGGAAAAGATCAGCACTGCGAGCGCACGTAGTCGCATCGTGGATGCCGACTACGCCAAGCTCAGTGCCGAACTGGTGCGCACCCAGATTCTCCAGCAGGCCGGCACCGCCATGCTGAGCCAGGCGGGGCAATTGCCCCAGGCAGCGCTGACCCTGCTGCGTTGA
- a CDS encoding DUF2835 family protein gives MPSLDITLDLSREQCIAHYQGQAQQVYARSLDGRRVVFPASALVRVMTHDGVRGRFRLDFSPSGRLLGLVRV, from the coding sequence ATGCCCAGCCTGGACATCACCCTGGATCTCAGCCGCGAGCAGTGCATCGCCCACTACCAGGGCCAGGCGCAGCAGGTGTATGCGCGCAGCCTGGATGGCCGGCGCGTGGTGTTTCCGGCCAGCGCGCTGGTCCGGGTGATGACCCACGACGGCGTGCGCGGACGTTTTCGCCTCGACTTCAGCCCCTCCGGGCGACTGCTCGGGCTGGTGCGGGTCTAG
- a CDS encoding class I SAM-dependent methyltransferase, translated as MASSDDFSWQLHSPIVVLDNGPWLARQPRFAEYLDWGSFHVISFDPGMSLPRDSLPTSERFQLLPLAMLGDGSTEQVNVCIDPAWNASLSPLDEAILPEGCQGAAQVIAQLPVSPVQLDAIEGLPCLDWLVLGAGHDALTILEQGSRALADTLLLQVELCFQPVHAGQPGFEQVADWACRHGFRFHGFTQVHHLPLQLPEDYQATEQGMAWLKASALFVPNRARMARLDAEQLTRLAFLFDTVFDAPATSFALLQQADTQLARRYGHARLPRAERCLPDALSDWHGAEAVCEQPLPERIRERALACLARGSVQGAILWSRKWLEQEPEHREALHCLAEAQSYAGQHAEAQALLQRLQRRYPDDAALAASLAWTYWRAGQPKGTRKTLETLPQDTDASLTYLQARLQAASAKPRERREALQLCSSALAASPQAAHWLALQASLLAMAGAHEQAQAASREAMAQLDDSDMELRGLALLDLADTWQHIGEPGHALQTLQQLSEMRPASLISAQAQGRLVDALARSPQATERALGDALRPLWSAWRQSGRGRFGLPEQSLPALRLAGCRDTTQRLAAYELAQLLPGAARVLDIHSQNGALLIGLAAQVPLAAGIGLSEHPADRVLAQACAARLGLANLSFVPGSLNDYAHDAPFDLIIASEALHRSGLHWEDFGERLLALCAPGSWVLLESQGNFDLEEPEPGFADMATAIASAGFESVREIRLCDDGNSLRSAYLLRAPITTTPRPAQD; from the coding sequence ATGGCGTCGTCCGACGACTTCAGCTGGCAACTGCATTCCCCCATCGTCGTGCTGGATAACGGCCCCTGGCTGGCACGTCAGCCACGCTTTGCCGAATATCTGGATTGGGGCAGCTTCCATGTCATCAGCTTCGATCCGGGCATGAGCCTGCCGCGCGACAGCCTGCCGACCAGCGAGCGCTTCCAGCTGCTCCCCCTGGCTATGCTCGGCGACGGCAGCACCGAGCAGGTCAACGTCTGTATCGATCCCGCCTGGAACGCCAGCCTGAGCCCGCTCGACGAAGCCATTTTGCCCGAGGGCTGTCAGGGCGCGGCCCAGGTCATCGCCCAGTTGCCGGTCAGCCCGGTACAACTGGACGCCATCGAAGGGCTGCCATGCCTCGATTGGCTGGTGCTGGGCGCCGGTCACGATGCACTGACAATCCTCGAACAAGGCAGCCGGGCACTGGCCGATACCCTGCTGCTACAGGTGGAACTGTGCTTCCAGCCAGTACATGCCGGACAGCCAGGCTTCGAGCAAGTCGCCGACTGGGCATGCCGTCACGGCTTCCGCTTCCACGGCTTCACCCAGGTGCACCACCTGCCGCTGCAACTGCCGGAGGACTACCAAGCCACCGAACAGGGAATGGCCTGGCTGAAGGCCAGCGCCCTGTTCGTTCCCAACAGGGCGCGCATGGCCCGCCTGGACGCCGAGCAACTGACCCGGCTGGCATTCCTCTTCGATACCGTCTTCGATGCACCGGCCACCAGTTTCGCCCTGCTGCAGCAAGCCGATACACAGCTGGCACGCCGCTACGGCCATGCCCGCCTGCCCCGCGCCGAGCGCTGCCTGCCCGATGCGCTGAGCGACTGGCACGGTGCCGAGGCAGTCTGCGAGCAGCCGTTGCCGGAGCGTATCCGCGAGCGGGCGCTGGCCTGCCTGGCACGGGGTAGCGTACAGGGTGCCATTCTCTGGAGCCGTAAATGGCTAGAACAGGAGCCCGAGCACCGTGAGGCGCTGCACTGCCTTGCCGAGGCGCAGTCATACGCTGGCCAGCACGCCGAGGCGCAGGCCCTGCTGCAACGTCTGCAGCGTCGCTACCCCGACGATGCAGCGCTGGCCGCCAGCCTGGCCTGGACCTACTGGCGCGCCGGGCAGCCCAAGGGGACCCGCAAGACCCTGGAAACGCTTCCCCAGGACACCGATGCCAGCCTGACCTACTTGCAGGCCCGACTGCAGGCCGCCAGCGCCAAACCCCGCGAGCGCCGCGAAGCCTTGCAGCTGTGCAGCAGCGCCCTGGCGGCCAGCCCGCAGGCCGCTCACTGGCTGGCCCTGCAGGCCAGCCTGCTGGCCATGGCCGGCGCCCACGAACAGGCACAAGCTGCCAGCCGGGAGGCCATGGCGCAGCTCGACGACAGCGACATGGAGCTGCGCGGGCTGGCCCTGCTGGATCTGGCCGATACCTGGCAACACATCGGCGAGCCGGGCCACGCCCTGCAGACGCTGCAACAGCTCAGCGAGATGCGCCCCGCATCGCTGATCTCCGCTCAGGCCCAGGGGCGCCTGGTGGACGCATTGGCGCGCAGTCCGCAGGCGACGGAGCGGGCATTGGGCGACGCCTTGCGCCCGCTGTGGAGTGCCTGGCGACAGAGCGGGCGCGGCCGCTTCGGCCTGCCCGAGCAGTCGTTGCCGGCGCTGCGCCTGGCTGGCTGCCGCGATACCACGCAGCGTCTGGCGGCCTACGAACTGGCTCAGCTGCTGCCCGGCGCAGCCCGGGTTCTGGATATCCACAGCCAGAACGGTGCCCTGCTGATCGGCCTGGCCGCTCAGGTACCGCTGGCTGCCGGTATCGGGCTGAGCGAGCATCCGGCCGACCGGGTCCTGGCCCAGGCCTGCGCCGCACGCCTGGGGCTGGCAAACCTGAGTTTCGTCCCCGGCTCCCTCAACGACTACGCACACGACGCCCCCTTCGACCTGATCATCGCCAGCGAAGCGCTGCATCGCAGCGGCCTGCACTGGGAAGACTTCGGCGAGCGGCTGCTGGCGCTGTGCGCTCCCGGCAGCTGGGTGCTGCTGGAAAGCCAGGGCAACTTCGACCTGGAAGAGCCGGAACCGGGCTTTGCCGACATGGCCACCGCCATCGCCAGCGCCGGCTTCGAGAGCGTGCGCGAGATCCGCTTGTGCGACGACGGCAACAGCCTGCGCAGCGCCTATCTGCTGCGCGCCCCCATTACTACCACCCCGCGTCCCGCGCAGGACTGA
- a CDS encoding SET domain-containing protein, translating to MNMPIFTGDASDIEPLHNLCRLLLDNGAWLHRELVIHAEGGDLSLRGARPDTERASYMRVPVQLMPALQDFTLLTDRDRQLCAVPVRKDIDPLQQRVMQLMLELYNRTGKLAQWEASYPGFAWYDQDALMQHLSSARPTNGCKQIYAAAQNPQSIEATLPHSFMGSRKFFMRSQYSGRTSHTHVLMPLVDCLNHHPLAEGYKIHETPQPAVMRVLTRPQGEQSELFVSYNQFDAVDTLLNYGFVDSQTPFFFSVPCSVQIGQHCLEVQQQRYLESAHRHPRLRALGRQAPGVEVTGAQSLSISGLIIPDAENIDQLRLAAAAIGEISGLVKSHKDMEIFVRGFEAKVIEYNSQWWQTLRELTGHLDTQHPAAQLAARGCAHLEAYAAAIARLH from the coding sequence ATGAACATGCCGATCTTTACCGGGGACGCCAGCGATATCGAGCCCCTGCATAACCTCTGCCGCCTGCTTCTGGACAACGGTGCCTGGCTGCACCGCGAACTGGTCATCCATGCCGAGGGCGGCGATCTGTCGCTGCGCGGCGCGCGACCGGATACGGAGCGCGCCAGCTATATGCGCGTGCCGGTACAACTGATGCCGGCGTTGCAGGACTTCACTCTGCTCACTGATCGGGATCGTCAATTGTGTGCTGTGCCAGTGCGCAAGGACATCGACCCACTACAACAGCGTGTGATGCAGTTGATGCTGGAGTTGTATAACCGGACCGGCAAGCTAGCTCAGTGGGAGGCCAGCTATCCGGGCTTCGCCTGGTACGATCAGGATGCGCTGATGCAGCACCTGTCCAGCGCTCGCCCCACTAATGGGTGCAAACAGATCTACGCTGCCGCACAGAATCCACAGAGCATCGAAGCCACCTTGCCCCACAGCTTCATGGGTTCGCGCAAGTTCTTTATGCGCAGTCAGTACAGCGGAAGAACGAGCCACACACATGTACTGATGCCGCTAGTGGACTGCCTCAACCACCACCCCTTGGCAGAGGGCTACAAGATTCACGAAACGCCGCAGCCTGCTGTGATGCGCGTCCTGACACGTCCACAAGGCGAGCAGAGCGAGCTTTTCGTCTCCTATAACCAGTTCGATGCCGTGGATACGCTGTTGAACTATGGCTTTGTCGACAGTCAGACACCGTTCTTCTTCTCGGTGCCCTGCAGCGTTCAGATCGGCCAACATTGTCTGGAAGTCCAGCAACAGCGCTACCTGGAGTCCGCCCATCGCCATCCGCGCCTGCGCGCCCTGGGCCGACAGGCGCCGGGAGTCGAGGTCACAGGTGCGCAGTCGCTGAGTATCTCCGGCTTGATTATTCCCGATGCGGAAAACATCGATCAGCTGCGTCTGGCCGCTGCCGCCATCGGAGAGATCAGCGGGCTGGTCAAGAGCCACAAGGACATGGAGATCTTCGTGCGCGGTTTCGAGGCCAAGGTGATCGAGTACAACAGCCAGTGGTGGCAGACCCTGCGCGAGCTGACCGGACATCTGGATACCCAGCACCCGGCAGCGCAACTGGCTGCCAGAGGCTGCGCGCATCTGGAGGCCTACGCCGCGGCGATTGCACGGCTACATTGA